The Xyrauchen texanus isolate HMW12.3.18 chromosome 4, RBS_HiC_50CHRs, whole genome shotgun sequence genome segment TTGAAGGTGgagattgatctgtttctcatatcacttcagaagaccattggagtcatatggattacttttatgctgcctttatatcctttttggaccttctgatttCTGGAAATCAATCACCTGCCTTGTGAGGCCcaacagacctgagatattcttctaaaaatctttatttttgctctacaaaagaaagaaagacacacatctgggatagcatgagggtgagtaaattatgagatgattttcattttggggtgaactatctcccTTTATGACCATTGTAATCAGAGATGGAGAAGAAGTGCATCAGCACGCCTCCTCAAAGTTGCTGTCAAAGTTGTCAAAAGCAATGGTAGCAAAATAGCTTTTGGCACGAAAAACTAACAACTAAAAAACTACATATGAAACACAATATGGTGTTTAAAACTTGAATGATTTGCTACAATTACCATGCTCTTAGCTTCCTGCTTCCCATATATGGCACAAATATACTGCATATTCTTTGTGTCATTCCTTTAAACAATCTCTTAGAACaacttttatttatctttttctctctcagtgTTAGAGATCCTGCAGTTAGTCAATCAGAGAGACCTGCTGCTTGCAGACACCCATATGCAAGAGCTTGAGCGGGAGTGTGAACTTGATCCCTCATTTTGGACACAAACCACACCCACCTCAACCACACCCAGCAATCCTCCCACACTGACCTTGCCTCCCTGGTTCCCTCTTTGGTCTGGTTCAGGCAATGAGGATTCTGGTCCAAGCATGTGGGATGCTGGTCTGCGTAAAGTGAAAGACGTAGAGCTGCTTTACGAGGCCCTTCAGAGAGAGATGTGGGATGTGGTGAGGGAGTCACTACGTCAGCCCTGCACCGGGCCGCAGCTTGGCCTTGTGGTGCTGGTCATACAACAGGAGGAGCAGGCTGACAAGGTTTGGGCCTTTCGCCAAGAGGCCCAGTCCAACCTCCAAGCTGGTGTCCATTCCGAAGATCATTCTGTCTTGTATGAGGGTGCCCGACCCGCAAAGAGACCCAGGAAGCTGCATCAAAGGTGGGTGGAGGCTGTCAGGCAGGCAGCTGACTGGTGTCTTCCTCAGCCAGGTGGCATTGCTGCAGGGCAGATGGGCAAGTATTTGGAGCGTTTGCAGGGCAGGGTGGTGGAGGATATGGATGCAGCACGTCGGAATGTGGTGGCGGTTTATCCTGAGGAGTTCAGTGTGTTTCAGGTCTACCTGCAGAGTTATCACAGGGCTGTAGCAAAAAGACTGAAGACCATCACTTGTGGGCCCATTCAGATCACTGACACTTACTCACTGCTGGACTGGATCTACAACATTTACAACAGGTACATGCATAACTGTGACACTGAGGTGAATGTGATGTGTATTTACTATGCTCTGCAAAGCCGAAATGCAGTTACAAAGCCAACACAAAAAAATAGCTCCAAAGTTACTTGGTTTAAGCATTATTTTTGTAGTTACTGCAGTTTTCACACTCAGAGCATAGTTGACTCAAACCCATCTGTCACAATACAGATCagtctaaagcccaaagtatacttcggttttgatgCATACGCTTTGCGTATGCACACAATCCAacactcagcctttcaaagtatactccactGACTGTGCACATATACACAGGTAGTTGGTGCATGCACACTACGACTGATATGAGATACTAGACTATttttcttcaggagtttagacctataaagatgtctttatattccttcggattaagttatacaaatgcaggtatatcCTGACCACCTCAACATGTGCCCTTgaagtgcacatccactgttgttgtttttaccttcgtctcctgttgtttactgGTGATTGTATCTTCTTTATGCACATTGCATAAAGTGTTGCCACCTTTTGAACCCACTAAGTGCACATAATGCAGGTGTATGTGAATACTGTATGTTCAGAGTATGCACGGTTAAACAAAATTGGCCGAACGCATACAGTGCTCGAGCACTTTGGTGATGACCAAAATTTTGCCAAGCGTCCTGTACCTGTATTCTTTGGCCTTAAGGGACACGATTTCGGTCATCACtcagttttgacaaaatgtgttctGACATCTACTGTATTTTGCCTTTGCACAACAGCACAATCTGTGTTATTTGTATTACCCAGTGTAAGAATTGCCTTGAAGATTCATTGTTTATCAGTACAAGGATACTGAATACCTGGGGAGTGACTGTACATATACACAACACTGATACACAAGTAAATGTGGACACTTGACACATTTGAATACACACCATTACACATAGATTGACACTGTGTGTGTCGCAGGGATGTCTTGGCTACAGTTGGAGCAATGGGCACCATAGTGTGTGAAGCTCTAGATCCACTCCTGCCTGAAGATGTCATAGACCGGCTGGAAGAGGGCTGTGTTGACACTGTTTGGGTAAAACTCTGAACACACCACACCTTCTAAATCAAAGTATAAATCAATCTCTAGGAAACCACAGTTCAACTaatatgtactgtgtgtgtagGAGAAGGTGACTACAGAGCTCTCTCAGGTTTTGGATGATGAAGAGAAGAGATGGGCTCAGACACTGCACATTGAAGAGTATCAGTCTGGTCTCGCTTGTTCTATTATACAGGTAATACACCACACACTTATAAATGTAACATAATTGTAAATGTCTCCTTCACATGAGGcaggtattttatttttgtgctctGTATGCAtgccgtgtgtgtgagtgtgtttataagTTCTTTgtgaaaagtgtctttttctcCATCTGTCTGAATTTGTCCCAGAGGGTGAAGGTAGATTTGGACAGATCAACAGCTGTCAGTCAGCCACTTGGGGCTCGTATTGCTCGATGCACATTGAATGGACTTGCAGATTTCTTGTACAGGTGAGATTCGGAAGATGAAGAATGCCACAGCAACAGTAATGATCAAAGATTACGATTTTTAAAAACTCTATTTGTCAGTGATAATATGATCCATTTTAGTATACACTAAAGTCAAACGAAGATCTGTCATTTGCCACAACAGTTAAAGTCATGCAAAACAGACTCCCCAAACTGTTAATTGAATATCTCAGAAGATGCTCAGAGCCAGTCAACTGCTTTTATGAGTAAAACAATCAGGTTTATACTGCATCTGCCTTATACAGTAGTTTAGAAAATGTTGCCTTAAGTGTAtttttcacatcctttttaaataGGATAAATCTAAACTAATGAAATGTATGTGCTTGTGTATGGTTTTTAGTTTCCAGAGAAAGGTTGAGATGTTCCATGACACACAGTCAGAGTTTGGAGATCGTGGGGATGGATATGTCTCCAGGACGATTGCTCTTGTCAACTGTGTTCCACCATTCAGGTTTTTCATCTTATTCAACATATTAACTTCAACTTATTCGTTTAATGCAAACAATTTGGTTGAGTTTGCAGGGGGTCAGGTTAATTTTAGGAGTATaagaaataattatgtaaaagtgttttgaaatattttctacatttaaaaaatcagTACAATTTTACCCAAAACATGAGTgtaatattctatttattttacatgcacatagtCTTTGaagaaattataacatttttgggAGTTAACCATAAAGAAAACATCtttggttacacatgtaacctcggtttcCTGAGATGAAGGCAACGAGACATTGACACATTATGGGAATTCCTTCTCTACAACATCgttgaagcccttgtacaatGACGGCAATTCTATAATTGTTTGAGCCCCTCCACTTTAGGCATGCAGTTGACCCATATAAGCAGGTGCTTGAATGACCATTTCTTCAGATATTTTTGACTGAGGGACAAGGAGTGCATAGCTCACACCTTGAAGCTCTGGGTCAGTAGTGCGGCCAGCTtatgcaatgtctcattccattcatctcagggaaccgatgTTACATGTATAACCAAAGACGTTCCCTTTTGATTAAGGTTCACTCAACATTGCGTCAGAAGCTGCTGTCTACTGACTTGATGTCACACCCCAAAGACGGGCCTTGCTATGTATAGGATGTCACAGGCCACACAGGACTGTCTTTCATGGTGTGTAGAGTAATGATTAATCTCCCTTCATAGTGAAAATCCAGGATTTAAAAATTTATCTCAGACTGGGAATTTATATGAGCCTTATAAATAAACACAGTATAAGTTTAACCACTTCACAGCCAGGTTTGGGAAGACATAGTTTAATAAGAAGTCATTGTGACTTTAATGGGTATTTTTGACAATGGCCTGTACACCGGCAGCTGTATAAAAATTATAGTAGATAGCCCACTCCTAATAAAGGACCCTGGGCTTGCCTGCTGAGTGTAGGAACAATTATCTCTCTAAGACAGTGAGGACCTATGAAGAGAAAGAGGCCACATCAAGGTTATAAAACCTGGCGAACGTGCTTGGCTAAGAATAACGTCATGCAAAGACACACCGTTTACCCTTGCCCATGAAGAGACCATACCTCTGGTTGAATGCGCTTTCACACCGATGGGGCATCATGCACCATGCGATTCATAGGTGAAGGCAATTGCATCAAAGATCCAATGAGAAAGCCTTCGTTTGTAGATGGAAATACCTTTAGTGCATCCAGCAAATCAAACAAAGAGCTTGAATGTGGATGACTTGAGCCCTAAAGGGCATGGATTAAACTTTAGGAAAGCAGCCTTTTCTGGGGTTGAGGGTGGCCTTTGAGAGATCTGGCCTGAATTCCAGACATGAGCTGTCGACCGACAGCGCTTGCATATCACCCACCCTTTAACTGAGGCTAGAGCCAGCAGGAGTGCCTTTAGAGAGAGTACACGTACTAAAATAGTTTCCAAATGCTCGAATGAGGGGCTTGTGAGCACCATCAGCACCAAATTTAGGTCCCAGGTTGGGACTGCAGCAGCGCAAGGGGGTTTAAGCACCTCAATCCCTTGAGGAACTTTAAAATGAGATCATGTCTCCCTATAGAGAAGCCAGCCTCCGGGTCGTGGTATGCCGACATATTCGCTACATAGACAGTAAGCATCTACGAGGTGAGACCTGTGTCCAGCCACTCTTGGAGGACTGTAAGCATCTCAGCTATGGAGCAATTCACAGGGCCTACGTCACATAAGGAGGAgcagcaatttccaaacacactCCATTTTAGCACCTAGAGGTGTCTCATGGATGGtgcatgtggagcggaggggggtggggctgGGCTGGAATGTcccacacccggtccccaatcggcctgatggggcgcgcgagggataaaggcggccggtgacgacggttcgagagagagacaattACGGGCATGCccatcgtgtgtgtttatgtttgtgctttttgttttgagtttaattaaacattatttatattgacaagccggttctcaccggTTCATCATCCTGCAAGATGGTGTTCATAACTGATGGGCATGTTTGGCGGGGTCCGTTCAGGGGACAAACCTGTGCAGGTTCTAGAGCTCTGGCTGGGAATGCCAGATCGCACACTGTGCTTGAGAGGGGAGGTTCCtcttcagtggtatttcccaagggggactgattgggccatttctGTGCAACCAGTAGAACTGCTTCCCTATCCTCTTTTTGCATTTGTAAGCCATGGCATCATCACCTAATGGGGCTCGGGACATGGAGTAACAGAGGAGACAGTGGGTTGTCTCCGCAGAGGCGAACAGGTCCACTTCCACTTTGTAGAATATTCCACAAATCCCCTGGCATTTTCTGCAAAGCAGAAGCCTCTATTCCTCGTTGCATGACTGCAGATCCTCACCACAGTTGGATCGGAGAGGAGGTGGTGCTCGCTCCAAAGTAGGAGGCACCGTGTCAGTCTCATCATTGGCAGTGATCGGATTCTGCCCTGGCAAAAGGGTCAGTCTGGGATGAGTAGGGATAACGTTTCCTCATGTGCTCCGCGTGgacttccgggaagaatgggaCTGCTCTTTGGGACACAGTCTTTTGATGGTGGCTGGACTATATGAACCATTTATCCAGGCAAGATCTTTCCAGCTCGACTGGAGGGGGCCACTGTAAACCAAGCTCCTCAACTGCCCGTGAGAGCACACGAAGCAGCTCAGCAACAGTGGCGTGTGCACGCTCTTCACCCTCGCCAGGGGAGGGGTGGCAACATACTCCACCAGGCCTGATCACTCACCTACCGATGCTGCGAGGGACACGGCATCATCCCCATCGTCAGATCCACCGAATGCGATAAGGCcgtatgctttttttttatatatactcttttagatatatactgtatatagtaataAAAGGATACAAATGCCTCCTCTGGAACACTACAGGGGAGCTGGTCAGTCGGCTCACTGCAAGCTCTGCATTGTCAAGGCGCTGAGTCGTCTTGCTCATGTCTGTAGGTGAAGAACCTGTCTGCTGGTGGAATGTCTCTCAACTGAGATGAGAGGGCTTGTCAAGAGGAGAGGTGATGTCGCTGTCTTGAGGTAAGAAAATTCTTAAGAAATGGTGATTTCGCTCCCGCTTACAGAGGCCAACTGCGTGCCTAAAGGGGCGGGCTCAAACACTAAGCGTCAATCCCATAAGCATCAGcttctgacacaatgtggagtgaACCGTAATCGAAAGGGAACATTCAGTTCACACACATGATAATTGTAAAATGTTCTAGTTGTTCAGTTTAAAAGTTTATAGAAAAAGTTATGCTCACTCATTTTATAAGTATGTGTATTTAATGACCAATTTGATGACTTAATTGCGTAgatttaaatgttatattatgtGTAGGAGTTTTGTGGAGCGCTGTCGTCTGTGTGACACTCTTGGCACTGAGGACGTCTCCAAACGAGCTCATTCCTCTCTGGAGAGAATTGTCAACCAATCAGTGCAAGTTCTCACTGACATACTGTTTGAACACATTAGGGtgagacacatgcacacactcacattctGACCACtcacactgacattttttttaatactttcatTAATAAGTTTTCTGTCATGATTCCAGCCATTCTTTGATAAGCTGGTGAAGAGGAAGTGGCTGGATAACACTGAGGCCTATGAGAGCATTGAGGCAACCATAAAACAGATCTTTAAAAAATTCCGCAGAATGGACTGTTCTCCATATCAGGTACAACCTGAACATATGCAAGCACACATACACTACTCAAACACAATGACTAGTTGATTGATTGCTTGTATCATTCATTGACAGACATTGGTAAATGAGGTGCATAGGCTGGTCCTTGTTGAATATGTTCGTGCCATCATGAGGGGGCGGGTCATCTGCACATCACTCAAAATGAGGAAGAGAGTGGCATTCCGTCTGCAAGATGAAGCCAAACAGCTGAAGGCTCTTTTTAAGGATCTGGTGAGGTTCTAATTATTCCAATCAGATTATACCTCATATTATTTCATGTAATCACTGGACTAGTAGAATCacttatttactcaacctcatgtgcTCCAAACCaagtcttctgtggaacaaaaatttGATATTTTGAAGAACTTTCATGCAGGACTTCATATTATGACAGTCAATAGTAACCacagctgttaaaaaaaaaaaaagaagtcactATATTTCTCTAAATGCACTAAAATGCTCTCCCTTTGTGTTgggaacagaccgaaatttaagTCCTAATTTTTTTCTaacattaatttttttctaatttaacaaATCTGACGAGGTGATTTAGAAACCATCTGCAGAATTCATTGGATGATCTCAGTGTAGATTAGTCCaatgaataagtaaataaaataaacagatgaAGAAAACATAAATACTGTGTtcaggagtagttcacccaaaaatgaacatttgctggTAATTTACTCACCAggaaatgtaaaattataatacataCAGTGTTCGACAGAGACAGAAAACAAGAGAAAGTAAGGTAACCAAAAAACAAGAAATCCACACCACAGTTACATGAAAGTGAAGtaagttctctctctttctcttcttctcAGGAGTCAACTGCCTCCTGGTTGGAGAGTGTGATTATTCACCTGGCTGACATTATAGTTTTGGAGGACACTCCCTCGATTCAGATGGAAGTTGGGGTTTTGGTGAAGGAGTTTCCAGATATACGGTAAGACCACCAGGACAGTTGGCCCTTCATGAATTCTGAAAACTGGCATGGAGAGGAATGATTTTCAGTAATAAGTaagaaaatgattaaaaaaatagagAAAGATTGTTCCTGATTGAATAATGATCTCCATGGAAGATGTTCATCAAACATCATtagaatataattaataaaaagtaaatgataacattaaacacacatttttttcctttatatttttattgacaTATAGGCCCCTCCCTGTATGGTTTACAATCACATactatacaattttatttaaaagcagaatgttactgaagaaggaaagaaagtGTATTATAAGCTCTTAGGTTAACAGGCACTCAGCACTCAAATTTTTAGCACTTTTTCCGTTTATGTATCTGCTTCATTTATAAAATTTGCTGAACACTTTTAGACCTGTGGAAGGTTAGAACCTGAACTCTGTCTTAAAGTGCTTTCATTCATGAAAAATCTGACATGTTCCCCTCTCACATCCTTGTCCAGTTGAGGACTATTTTTTACATCATCTCATCTGTTTCCTGAGGTCATTCTAAAAATGTCTAACTGAAAATAGTTACTGTGGTGCTCCATCTCCATGCCAGCTTTCCTTTATGTGGAAAGCACCCAGTGCATGAGAGGGAAGAGCTGACAATAAACAAGAGAATGGGTGAGATGTGACCCCACTTTAGCCTACAGTGTTTTTGTTTAAAGaagcaaagtgtgtgtgtgtgtgtgtgtgtgtgtgtgtgtgtgtgtgtgtgtgtgtgtgtgtgtgtgtgtgtgtgtgtgtgtgtgtgtgtgtgtgtttgctcagTCACTGGCTGGCAGCCCTCCTGCTTGTTGACGCACAGCCCTCTTCAGTAGACAGGAAGTGGCTGTGGAGTTCTTTCTGTTCCTGCCAGGTCATAGGAGACGAACTGGTGCCACAATCCttttaaacacacatatatgcaccAAATAAGATCAACAGCAAGAAAGTGGAGGCTAGTTAACCTGTTTTTGACTGTCTGTCTTATGTTAAAGtctgtcacagacacacactgtcaCATTGTTATATATAAGCAGGACATGTCATCTTCACAGAGTTTAGAGCAGCGCTGACTTGGGGTTTATTTTATGAGGCATGACCAGTGTCAAGGGAGACGCATTACAGAGAAACACATTTGGCCAACAGTACTCAGTTTTCCCTGAATTAATTTAGGCACTTCTATTTTATGTAACATTGTTTTTGAATATTGTTTTGATCATAAAGATTACGCCTACTCCCTTTCTTTGGATTATAGTTTCCATGGAATGTGATTTAACTCATTAGAACTAATTGATTAAAAACAACTAAATCAACAGAATGATTCGCTCACAAAACTTCATCACAATCGATCAAGCAACTGACAAAACTCCCTTAATTCTGAGTGGGCCAGTGTTTTTCATCTTTTGGCGGGGACAGTGACTTTTGTTGtgttatgaaatatttttttttttttgggtatttagttttttagttaactaatgttaacatatatatatatatatatatatatatatatatatatatatatatatatatatatatatatatatgtacaagaTCAATGCAGTATAAGTTTGTTTATTGTTATAAACTCAGCAAACtttcaattgcttttattttcaactaTTTGTATGAACACaaaaagacataaactgaacaagtttcacagacatgtgactaacagaaatttaagtatgtgtccctgaacaaagtgggggtcaaaatcaaaagtaacagtcagtatctcgtgtggccaccagctgcattaagtattgtagtgcatctcctcctcatggactgcaccagatttgccagtttttgctgtgagatgttgcccctctcttccaccaaggcacatgcaagttcccggacatttttgggggaatggctgtagccctcaccctccgatacaacAGGTCCCAAACATGCTCAATGGGTTTGAGagccgggctctttgctggccatggcagaacactgaaattcttgtcttgcaggaaatcacgcacagagcGAGCAGTATGGTACCACATGagagaggaggatgtcttccctgtaacacacagcgtgGAGACTGCCTGTAATGACAAAAAGCTCAGTCCAATAATGCTGTGatacaccaccccagaccatgatcgaccctccacctccaaatcaatcccactccagagtacaggcgtCGGTGCAACACTCATTCCTTTGACTATaaacgagtccgaccatcacccctcgtgagacaaaactgtgactcgtcagtgaagagcactttttgccagtcctgtctggttcagtgaaggtgggtttgtgcccataggcgactttgttgccggtgatgtctggttaggacctgccttacaacaggcctagaaGCCCTCAGTCTGGCCTCTCTCAGCCTACTGAGGAGggtattgtggacagtctgagcactgatggagggattgtgcgttcctggtgtaactcagttAGTTGTTGTTGCtctcctgtacctgtcctgcaggtgtgattttcggatgtaccaatcctgtacaggtgttgttacacatggtctgccactgcgaggaggatcagctgtccttcctattTCCcggtagtgctgtcttaggcatctcacagtatggacattgcgaTTTATTGCCCTTGCCACATCTGcaatcctcatgcctccatgcagcatgcataaGGCATGTTCGCGTGgttgagcagggaccctgggcatctttcttttcatgtttttcaGAGTTAGTAGAAatgtgtcctaagtttttataactgtgaccttaatttccTACCATCTGTAATCTGtcagtgtcttaatgaccgtttcacaggtgcatgttcattaatggtttatggtttattgaacaagcatggaaaacattgtataaaccctttacaataaagatctgtaaagttatttatatttttccaaaattacctttaaaatacagtgtccagaaaaggggacgtttctttttttttagcagcatccacatatTTTTGAACATGCTGCGCGTTGTCGGTGTGTCCTCCGTGGGCAATGGAAAAGCaggctccacaaatctcacacctcactttactagaCAATTTCTTTGACTCCtttttttagaaaattaaacTCTTTTTAAAGATTCTCATTAAACGAACATGcatgcttccttgacatttttacagccgcaatttcatctgtgtgctcttcaAATTGACTCAaattcaatcagttcactaactggatgtcCATTGATAGACGATTGTGAtgggatagtttaatccaatcatgtacttcaaataacacatgctattttattggttttacaagctgtATCCTTGGCTTTGATTTGAATACTCATGTGACTGAGAAAGCCACACAGGTGATAGAGTATTTTTTTGGAGAGGGGAAATATGGgataaaacatgatttttttcagATTAAGTCGGGACACCAGGAAAAACGGGATGTCTGGCCACCCTAtatataactctactctctccaccAAAAGCTGGTGTGTAGTGAGTGTAGCCTACTAGAGCACTATAGCTGCCGTCACATCATGGTTGTGGTGGTTGAGGAGTGTCCCCTGTACTCAatgtaaaatgctttgagtgtagtgtaagaaaagcactatataaatgtatcgttcattcattcatatatatatatatatatatatatattgtatttattaacattagttataacacacacacacacacacacacaca includes the following:
- the LOC127640460 gene encoding tumor necrosis factor alpha-induced protein 2-like, coding for MPIFKKLPRRFLSNHNNGDLIQKSNLTNGELILKSNCSNGDLILPPSDLNTFEGAWAGMGWSNEDGGDWENEQGHQTSSQVSEAQENEANTEQHGGSKVTEGSKEKRGTLERICGSSPLKTLGKLGKGLRITGRNVWGATPSLRSATLPATPSSGKKRNYRRASEEILTLLRLASRRKESERRESLPAGDLTKENEEDTRRRPSFLQMVSLSKLRGDSLTNCSSQEDEQEIVEEDQPVKRREPLSVLEILQLVNQRDLLLADTHMQELERECELDPSFWTQTTPTSTTPSNPPTLTLPPWFPLWSGSGNEDSGPSMWDAGLRKVKDVELLYEALQREMWDVVRESLRQPCTGPQLGLVVLVIQQEEQADKVWAFRQEAQSNLQAGVHSEDHSVLYEGARPAKRPRKLHQRWVEAVRQAADWCLPQPGGIAAGQMGKYLERLQGRVVEDMDAARRNVVAVYPEEFSVFQVYLQSYHRAVAKRLKTITCGPIQITDTYSLLDWIYNIYNRDVLATVGAMGTIVCEALDPLLPEDVIDRLEEGCVDTVWEKVTTELSQVLDDEEKRWAQTLHIEEYQSGLACSIIQRVKVDLDRSTAVSQPLGARIARCTLNGLADFLYSFQRKVEMFHDTQSEFGDRGDGYVSRTIALVNCVPPFRSFVERCRLCDTLGTEDVSKRAHSSLERIVNQSVQVLTDILFEHIRPFFDKLVKRKWLDNTEAYESIEATIKQIFKKFRRMDCSPYQTLVNEVHRLVLVEYVRAIMRGRVICTSLKMRKRVAFRLQDEAKQLKALFKDLESTASWLESVIIHLADIIVLEDTPSIQMEVGVLVKEFPDIRRRHISSVLNVRGMVHQTDRQEILAIVRDLETSDSAFNLPRDHAFFSEIAVAKDMPCLGLVLIRCAWTVTSWVTSARPHHKHRTRNQNEKKHADSRLQSNRTKHFTEP